A portion of the Paenibacillus sp. PvR098 genome contains these proteins:
- the nthB gene encoding nitrile hydratase subunit beta — translation MNGMHDVGGTDSFGPIEREENEPVFHEPWEARMRAITTLVIKKCRIYNLDEGRHASERMHPVFYLGSSYYQTWLLRLEALLMEKGVLTEEEIADKITQISPVQFTSHLQPYRKVQPMLPSVQRRKVIQVTRSVRQKNEPIQPIFSPGSVVRVKEMSPLGHTRVPRYIRGKVGVVEAIHGNYFLPDVRVHEGIDVYQPVYQVRFNAQDIWGEDASPNDKLLIEMWEDYLEWGGTRDEKQ, via the coding sequence ATGAACGGTATGCATGATGTGGGCGGAACGGACAGCTTTGGCCCCATAGAAAGGGAAGAGAACGAACCGGTCTTTCATGAACCGTGGGAAGCAAGAATGAGGGCGATTACCACGCTTGTCATCAAAAAATGCCGGATCTACAATCTTGATGAAGGCCGGCATGCCAGCGAGCGAATGCATCCCGTATTTTATCTGGGTTCTTCTTATTATCAGACGTGGTTGTTAAGATTGGAAGCTCTATTAATGGAGAAGGGCGTCCTAACGGAAGAGGAGATTGCGGATAAAATAACGCAAATCTCTCCTGTTCAATTTACTTCTCACTTACAGCCCTACCGTAAAGTGCAGCCCATGCTGCCTTCGGTTCAGAGAAGAAAAGTGATTCAGGTCACTAGGAGCGTAAGGCAGAAAAATGAACCGATTCAGCCTATATTTTCACCGGGTTCCGTGGTGAGGGTAAAGGAAATGTCTCCCTTGGGCCATACCCGCGTTCCCCGTTATATTCGAGGTAAAGTGGGAGTGGTTGAAGCTATTCATGGCAATTATTTTTTGCCGGACGTCAGAGTTCATGAGGGAATCGACGTGTATCAGCCGGTCTACCAGGTTCGCTTCAACGCACAAGACATATGGGGAGAAGATGCTTCTCCTAACGATAAATTGCTGATCGAAATGTGGGAGGATTATTTGGAATGGGGAGGAACGCGAGATGAAAAACAATGA
- a CDS encoding dihydroorotate dehydrogenase electron transfer subunit encodes MKVAKLQVVSNQQVSHRYWHMIVDASGLQEDVEPGQFFNIRCADESYPLLRRPFSIYKINPRQQTIEFLYLVKGIGTQRLSQFKSGDTVDVFGPLGVGFTLKENGGKILMLARGVGVATLAALAQKASERQMGSIAVISARTKDDLLAAESLQSCGTEVYTVTEEDGNSDVPHVRQLLEQIFREHDIQAAYTCGSQRLSMLMQEMTKERGIFAEVALEENMGCAMGVCYACVCDIHESDGSIHTVRICREGPVFSLGKVVLT; translated from the coding sequence ATGAAAGTGGCAAAACTACAAGTGGTATCCAATCAGCAGGTCAGCCACCGGTATTGGCATATGATTGTGGATGCATCGGGGCTTCAGGAGGACGTAGAACCGGGTCAGTTTTTCAATATTCGCTGTGCTGATGAATCCTATCCTTTGCTGCGCCGCCCGTTTAGCATATATAAAATCAATCCGCGTCAACAAACGATAGAATTTTTATATTTGGTTAAAGGAATCGGCACACAGCGATTGAGCCAATTCAAGTCGGGCGATACCGTAGATGTGTTCGGCCCACTGGGCGTTGGGTTCACCTTGAAGGAAAACGGCGGCAAAATCTTGATGCTTGCGCGGGGTGTGGGAGTTGCCACGCTTGCAGCGCTAGCTCAAAAAGCATCGGAGCGCCAAATGGGCAGTATTGCTGTTATCAGCGCAAGGACAAAGGATGATTTGCTTGCGGCCGAATCGCTTCAGAGCTGCGGAACGGAAGTTTATACAGTAACGGAAGAGGACGGAAATAGCGACGTTCCGCATGTTCGCCAGCTTCTGGAACAAATATTCCGTGAGCATGATATCCAGGCGGCCTACACTTGCGGCTCCCAACGGCTTTCTATGTTGATGCAGGAAATGACCAAGGAAAGAGGAATTTTCGCTGAAGTGGCCTTGGAGGAAAATATGGGGTGCGCCATGGGCGTATGCTATGCTTGCGTTTGCGATATCCATGAATCCGACGGTTCGATCCATACGGTAAGGATATGCAGGGAAGGGCCCGTTTTTTCTTTGGGTAAGGTGGTGTTGACATGA
- a CDS encoding dihydroorotate dehydrogenase, producing the protein MNQSAKDEINLEVSIGSLKLPNPIMPASGAFGEDMDQVIDFDQLAAVVPKSITKYPRKGNRTPRVCEVTAGMINSIGIQSKGIDYYLKKTIPYYKKYHVPLISSISADSIDEFAEMAEIIGSLEEVAALELNISCPNLKGNGLAFGLDPETTRNLLRKVREVTDKPLIAKLSPNVTSIQEIAVAAEEGGADGLNIANTVLAMAIDIHTRKPKIGNVMGGLSGPAVKPIIIRMIYQVRQASSLPIIGCGGVMNGEDAIEMILAGATAVQIGTASFVNPTALTDTLEDIKAYMRTYHISDIRELIGKVMASEPIVAE; encoded by the coding sequence ATGAATCAGTCTGCGAAAGATGAAATCAATTTGGAAGTCAGCATTGGAAGTCTCAAGCTGCCCAACCCGATCATGCCGGCATCCGGTGCTTTTGGAGAAGATATGGATCAGGTGATCGATTTTGATCAATTGGCTGCCGTAGTTCCCAAAAGTATTACCAAATATCCGCGTAAAGGAAATAGGACTCCACGGGTATGTGAAGTGACAGCGGGTATGATCAATTCCATTGGCATTCAAAGCAAAGGCATTGACTATTACTTAAAAAAAACAATTCCCTACTATAAGAAGTACCATGTTCCATTGATATCCAGTATATCGGCGGACTCTATCGATGAATTTGCCGAAATGGCTGAGATCATCGGGTCATTGGAAGAAGTTGCGGCTCTTGAGCTGAATATTTCCTGTCCGAACCTGAAAGGAAATGGTTTGGCTTTTGGTTTAGACCCGGAAACTACACGTAATTTGCTGCGTAAGGTGAGAGAAGTGACGGACAAACCGCTGATCGCCAAGCTATCGCCTAACGTGACAAGCATCCAAGAGATCGCCGTGGCGGCTGAAGAGGGCGGGGCCGACGGCTTAAATATAGCGAATACCGTCTTAGCTATGGCCATCGACATCCATACTCGCAAACCTAAAATCGGTAATGTGATGGGAGGCTTGTCAGGTCCTGCCGTTAAGCCGATCATTATTCGGATGATTTATCAGGTCCGCCAAGCATCGAGCTTGCCCATCATAGGCTGCGGTGGTGTAATGAACGGGGAAGATGCGATAGAAATGATCCTCGCAGGAGCTACTGCTGTTCAGATTGGAACCGCCAGTTTTGTGAATCCAACAGCGTTGACGGATACGCTAGAGGACATCAAAGCTTATATGCGTACATATCACATTAGTGATATCCGAGAATTAATTGGAAAAGTCATGGCAAGTGAGCCTATAGTTGCTGAATAA